The following coding sequences are from one Mytilus trossulus isolate FHL-02 chromosome 8, PNRI_Mtr1.1.1.hap1, whole genome shotgun sequence window:
- the LOC134681828 gene encoding uncharacterized protein LOC134681828 translates to MSKTVKDRSLEIYHNLCDIIGSEEVVKTRRNIFCALDSVYRIPRLTVISSGSKAEGLDLDGSDYDQMVVEKCFCVYEDLSKFSSNKRSIIMDTSDTKPGFTKLRLFDQRLICVPYINQIVEVVEGEAYISSKSFREYNLSDDMIIHGPCRSLSNDTYDCACCLQCREWITPAHRWFFRSRSSWPDHRLVMSVVKEGVLFVPIGCRGSANEDLEWRISFSMAEKQLIFSFSHAQLLCYALLKIILKDIIKSKHGDLICSYFLKTIMFWLCEESSPSELHPGNIISCII, encoded by the coding sequence ATGAGTAAAACTGTCAAAGATCGGTCTCTAGAGATCTATCATAATTTATGTGATATCATTGGATCAGAGGAAGTTGTGAAAACAAGGAGAAACATATTTTGTGCATTAGATAGTGTTTATCGAATTCCACGTTTAACAGTTATAAGTAGTGGAAGTAAAGCAGAAGGTTTAGACCTAGATGGAAGTGATTATGATCAAATGGTGGTTGAAAAATGTTTCTGTGTTTATGAGGATTTGAgtaaattttcatcaaataagAGAAGTATAATCATGGACACCAGTGATACAAAACCAGGATTTACGAAGCTCAGGCTGTTTGATCAACGATTAATATGTGTACCGTATATAAACCAGATTGTGGAGGTTGTAGAAGGCGAAGCGTACATTTCAAGTAAATCATTTCGGGAGTACAATTTGTCAGATGACATGATAATCCATGGACCATGCAGATCGTTATCAAATGATACGTATGATTGTGCGTGTTGTTTGCAGTGTAGAGAATGGATAACGCCTGCTCATCGATGGTTTTTCAGATCCAGATCGTCATGGCCAGATCATAGGTTAGTTATGTCTGTAGTAAAGGAAGGCGTTTTATTTGTGCCTATTGGCTGCAGAGGATCAGCTAATGAAGATTTGGAATGGCGAATATCATTTTCAATGGCAGAGAAGCaacttatattttctttttctcatGCACAGTTATTATGTTACGCATtgctgaaaataattttaaaagacataATTAAGAGCAAACACGGGGATCTTATTTGTTCCTACTTTCTTAAAACTATAATGTTCTGGTTATGTGAAGAATCAAGTCCTTCAGAATTGCATCCTGGAAATATTATTTCCTGTATAATATGA